One window of the Acinonyx jubatus isolate Ajub_Pintada_27869175 chromosome A2, VMU_Ajub_asm_v1.0, whole genome shotgun sequence genome contains the following:
- the GSTK1 gene encoding glutathione S-transferase kappa 1 has translation MTPAPRTLELFYDVLSPYSWLGFEVLCRYKKLWNINLQLRPSLIAAIMKDSGNQPPALLPRKAQYLQNDIRLLGQHIQVPIQLPKDFFSVILEKGSLSAMRFLTAVNLEHPKMLEKVSRELWMRVWSRDEDISEPKSILAAAEKAGMSTEQAQGLLEKISTPKVKNELRDTTNAACKYGAFGLPVTVAHLDGQTHVLFGSDRMELLAHLLGEKWMGPVPPAINAKI, from the exons ATGACGCCCGCGCCGCGCACTCTGGAGCTCTTCTACGATGTGCTGTCCCCCTACTCCTGGTTGGGCTTCGAG GTCCTGTGCCGATATAAGAAGCTCTGGAACATCAACCTGCAGTTGCGCCCCAGCCTCATTGCAGCGATCATGAAAGACAGCG GAAACCAACCGCCAGCTCTGCTTCCCCGCAAAGCCCAATACCTGCAAAATGACATCAGGCTCCTGGGACAGCATATCCAGGTTCCCATCCAGTTACCCAAGGATTTCTTCTCTGTGATCCTTGAAAAAG GAAGTTTATCAGCCATGCGATTCCTCACCGCTGTGAACCTGGAGCACCCAAAGATGCTGGAGAAAGTGTCCAGAGAACTATGGATGCGCGTCTGGTCACGA GATGAAGACATCTCGGAGCCCAAGAGCATCCTGGCT GCTGCAGAGAAAGCTGGCATGTCTACAGAACAAGCCCAGGGACTTCTGGAAAAGATCTCAACACCAAAGGTGAAGAACGAGCTCAGGGATACCACCAACGCAGCCTGCAAATACGGG GCCTTTGGGCTGCCTGTCACCGTGGCCCATCTGGATGGCCAAACCCACGTGCTGTTTGGCTCTGACCGGATGGAGTTGCTGGCACACCTGCTGG GAGAGAAGTGGATGGGCCCTGTGCCTCCAGCCATAAATGCCAAAATTTAA